The genomic segment CGAGTcccagggcagaggccagggcagcTTCTACCTGGACACCCTGGAGCAGCTGGACTCCCACCTCCTGTGGCTTCAGGTTCCTGGGCCACCGTGGACTCCCTCCTGGGGCTCAGTGAGGGGTGGGGTCACTGTGGGGTGGCCAGTGCCTTGCACGGGGCATGGCTCACTGTCATGCAGAGCGAGCAAACCACTGCTGGTCTCGTGTGAAACGCTCCGCGCTTGCGGTGATAGAAGCCAGGGCGGCCCGTGAAGTGCTACGGTGGACACgcgtcttttttctctttcctcatctcctAAGGTCTGGGGGGAGGCGTGGACGACTCTCGCCATAGCTGCTAAAGATGCCAGCTACCTGCAGGGACGACTGTGGGTGTGTGACCCAGACCCCCCGGATCAGAGGCACATGCTGACCTGAATCAGCAGCTGGGAGCCCAGTGGCGGCACAGAAGGAGCCGTTCCCACAGCAGTAGCGAGCCTGCGCCCGGGCCCACGCCTGTCTGGGCGGGGGGCGTCCAGCGTTCGGTCGCAGCAACCCTGGGCAGCAGGGTTCTCACCGGGGCAGCCCTGGTCCGGTCTGGAGGCTCTGTTCCTAGTGAGTGGCCCTCAGCGGGTTTCTTGGGCCTCCCAGCGTCCCCCTGGTCCCTTCCATCCCTGCTTCAGTCGGCCACTTTCTGTTGCTTGCGGTTAAGAGCTCTGAGCCATAAAGGTGGTTACCCCCATGTCACGGCTGAGGAAATGGGGTCAGAGAACTTAAGCAACTTGccagaggtcacacagcaggattGAGAGCCACGCCCAGGGCTGACTGGATGACGGAGCCCAACCCCAGGCCCCCCCCCCGCCTGTCTGGCAGCGGGGCTCCCTCGCAGAgccccccagctctgccccccagTCCCCAAGGACTCTAAGTTCCCTGGGAGCACTGGAATGGGGCTTGCCCATCTCTGTCCTTCCCCAGTACCCAGTGTTCAGCAGGAGCAAATGTCTGTCCAGTTGAAATTGAATGTGAAGCTGAGAGTCCTTAAGGAGCCAGTTCTACCGTCCTGCTTTCCATTGTCATTGTGTGTCCCAATCACAGCCAAGCTGTGGAGGAGGCTGTGCTGCTTTGGGGGTGGCACACAGACCTCCAGGGACAGTGGTGCAGGTTGTTCACTGCTCAGGGGCACCTGGCCAAGGCAGGGCTCACATCTGTTCTCGCCAAGCCCAGCACCCCAGTATGCACAAAGGAATGGACATGCATTTGTTAAATTTGCACAAAATCACCCATAGGCCAGTGGTGGCCCTGCTGAAAGTCCAGCACCAAGCCTGAGCCTTAGGAGCGAGTCGGAAGCCCAGCAATTTGGGGAAGGGGGCAGCAAGCTCAGGTCCCACTGTCAGAAAAGTCAGGAATCCCCAACTCCAGGATGGGGTCAGCAAACCTGCTTGCTGCCTGTTTCAACGCGGCacgtgagctaagaatggtttgaGTGTtttaagtggtttttaaaaatcaaaagaaaaaaatgtaaatatcctttgaataatatttaaggaagaatatATGAACactttatgaaattcaaatttcagagtcTGCAAGTAGGGCGTAATTGGAGCAAAGCCACACCCGTGCCTTTTCGTTGTCTCGGTGGCCGTTCCCTGGCCGTTCCCCTGCAAAGGCAGAGGTGAGTTGCTGCCACTGAGCCCGCTGGAGACAGCAGACTGCACGGGCCAACAAGCCTAAAACCCTTCCCAGGTGGCGCTTTCCAGAGAAGCGAGCAGACCCAGGCCCCAGAACAGAGCAGCGGATCTGGAGGGGCCCTGGGGTCTTCAAACCCCACCCCCGCACCTGCAGCCGTCCCATCGCTGCCTGCGATCGGCAGCAGGGACTTCTCACTGCTGCCTTTTCCCACCAGGCAGGAACCAGGAGGTGGGAGGCCGTGGGGGTCCCTGCCCCCAGCAGCTGCACTCTGTGTTCTGTGCACGCACCGGATACTAGATTACTCGACACATCGGCCCTTGAACTCCCGCTGGCAACAGGGTCCTGGTGCCACGTGTCATCTTAGGACCCAACCCCAGCGTgcccagcacccctccccagAGAACCAAGGCTCAGGTGGCTCAGGGCACACAAGGTGGCTCCGGGGCAGCGTCTGCTCCGAGTGGGCCCCTCTGGGGTCTGCTCACAGAACCCCCTTCCCCAGGTCGGGTCTCTGTAGGGGTGGAGTCAGGCCGAGCAGaaccagggcagggccaggccacaGCGGGAGGCGTCCTGGGTcaccccaggcctgccctgcGCGGCCACGTAGCCCAGGACACTCACCGTCCAGCCGCCACCGTCTGTGCGCATGTCGCAGTAGACCTGGAAGCCGGCGGGGTAGTGGGTGGGGAAGACTGAGTACACGCCGTCCTCTTGCTGTCCACTCAGGAGGACGTCCAGGCAGTCCCGGGGCCGAGAGCCTGAGACGGGCAAAGCCCATCAGTGAGGCCACGCCAGCCCTGTGTTCCTGCagaccccctcccacctgtcccaAGACCCTCCGACTGGTCTGTCCACCATCATGCCACCTGTGTGGCCACAGGGCTCAAGAGTCAGACCTTGGCTCTGCTCCTCCCCGGGTGAGTTTGTGAGTTTGGGTGAGTGAatcccgccccccccccctccGAGCCTCActtccccatctgaaaaatgggcgGAGGGTGCAGGAAGGTGTCGCTGGCCTGTGGGAAGGAAGCCTCGCCTAACAGCAGCCGCGACTCCTTCCCGCTGCAGCTGCGGTGGGTCGGGAGGATGGAGGGACGAGGCCGGGTGTGTGAAGCAGCACTGGGCCCTGCGCGGCGACCCTCTCCCAAGCTTATCCCGCTCCCAGCCCGGGCCCCACTCACCGATGGCACAGCCCCGGGGCCGGGCTCCCCGGGCAGGTGCCCTCTGGAGGTCAGCCTTGACGCGGGGCCGGCCCAGCCCCCGGTCCCTCTGCAGGGCGTCCAGGACGTCGCTGACGGAGTTCACCAGGTGAGCCATGTGGCCTTGGCTCTCAGACAGAAGCTGCGGAACACAGGGGTGAGCCGAGGGGCAAGGGCCCTGGCGGGCCTTCCCCAAGCTGGGCTCCGGCTCGATGGCAGCTCTCACCCTGCTCTGGCCCTGGGTCCCCGTCCCAGGTGGAGCCTGTGCTGTGGGACCTCCAGGGCTCAGAGAGCCGGGTGCAGCTGCAGGGCCGGGGGTGGCTCCAGAGGCACCTGCCTTCCCAGGCTCTGTTCTCTGGCCACCTCTGGGTGTTCGGCCCGGGGCAGGGTGAACTTGGGGGGTGCAGTCCAGGCAGAGGCAGCCCTGGCGCCAGCAGAACTGGCTTCAACCCAGCTCGTCCACGTGCCAGTTGCAGGACCGAGGGCGAGTGCCCGCACTGCGCCTCCCCTTCCCACATCACCGTGATGCCCAAACTGCTGGGGACCAGAGAAGCCACCCGGAAAGCCCCGGCACAGTGTTGGGCCCAGCGGGGAACTCAGCTCACTGAGCCCGTGCAGCACCTCCCAGGCTACTACCGTGCCCACAGctgcctcttcccacccccaggtGATGGTGCCCAGGCGGGGCTCACTGATCTGCGCCTGACAAGGGGGTGCCCTGGGGCTTGGGGGGACACAGGAGCAAGGatacccccatcccacccctcaTCCCCCACTGCGAACCTCGCCTTGAGTCTCTGTGGCTTTCTGATATCCACGGCCTCACCAGGCCCCCCACAGTGCTGCAAAGCAGGAGGTGAAGTTGTCATCTTTTtgttacagatggagaaactgaggcccagaaggagaGGCCCCTGAGAGCAAATGACAGCATGGGGACCAGGACTCAGGCCACACCCCAGGGCTGGCTGACTGGCTGGCCCAGGGCTGCAGTGAGACCGGGGCGGGGCGGGTGGGCCGTGGTCTGGTGTCCtgactcccctccccaccactcaCTGTGTGCGCAACCTTGCGATAGTGACAGGCCTCGCCACGGCTCAGCTTCCTCCACAGACAGGTGACGAGACCTGTTTTTCAGGGCTGGGGCTTCAGGACAGCCTGTGTTTGGGAGCTCAGATGGTGGCATCTATTTTTATGACTCTCACCCGTCCCTCGATCACAGCCCAGGCCGCCTTCAGGAGGCTGCAGGACCACGTGGCGGGAGGGGTCACAGACAGACTGCAGCTGGCCGGCAAGGGGGCAGGGAGCCGGCCAGGTCTTCGCACACGAACCTGTCACTTGCCAGGTAATAGCCCACGCGtggaaggaaaatagaaatacaCGGTGCCGGCAGTTTACAAAATGTGATTCCCGGCTGCTCTGGGCAGGGGCCCTGCCAGGCTCTTAGTTTCCCTGTCAGTTTCCCCTCTGCTGAGCAGGTGATTCAGGCAGGGCTGCGGCCAGGCAGGCCGAGGGTCTGGGCCTCACTGTGGTGTCCCTCGGGGGGCCACAGGCAGCCCTCGGGAGggacagggggtgggggcggcaaAGGTCACTTGGTTAAGTCACACGGGTACGGCCCATCTTTCCCAGTCCATGACATAATTGAGAAACCCAGGCGCAGCCCCCTCCCTCTTGCTAACAGGCACGGAAGACCTCAGCTGAAACCCGCAGATGATTCAAGTTGCAAATGTACATATAAACATGCCCCGAGTTAATGGGGGAGTCAGTCCCTGCTCGCTGAGCCGCACAGATGCGTCAGGGGAGGACTTGGCAGCTTTGAAGGCAGTGACATCATAGTTGCTGTTTCTGGCACTTCTTAGTGGTGTGGCCAAGCCTCGGCAGGGCGCTCTGCCACTCTGCGCCTCAGTCTGCCCCTCCGGAGAGCGGGGTGGCAAAGGCACCTGCCTCCTAGGGTAACCAAGGCACCCTCTCCGGCTGGCAGGGCGCTTACCCGCCCAGAGCCCGGCACACGGCGGGGCCTGCCGTTCCTCCTGGGAAAGGGATTTTCGGTGGCGGCTCCCCCAGGTTGAAATTCCAGCTCACAGTTTCTACTGTAACACTTAGGAGATGCTGATGTGTAGACGGTGGGCGTCTCCCCCTGCCAGACAGCGACCGCCCCTAAATCCCCTGGGCATGGACCGCGGAGTCCCCACGTCCCAGGTGAGCAGCCCTAGCGCAGAGAGGAGCTGCCCAAGGTCCCACGGCTGGCATGGGTGGGGCCCGGGCTGGATCCCGGCTCTGCCGACTCAAACCCTCAGGGCAGAACTGCTCGGCTCAGGCCTCGCCAGCAGCCGCAGGTGACAGTGCACAGAATCACAGGGGTGCTTGCTGAGCTGCAGGTTCCCCCACGCCCCCactggggcctgggggctggggtgaggccCAGGAACCTGAATTTTAATAAGCATCTCTGGCGATTCCCACCCAGGTGCCCACGGGCATGGCTTTGAGAAACCCGGGCCTGTGCTGAGGGTCCGAGGGGCTGGGGGACttggagaggaggtggggccacGCCAGCCACCTCTGACTGAGACATAAGACACACGGTCTCTGGAATCACCCCAGTCTGCGGGACATGAGTCAAATCAAGCATTTTTTGAGAAGTATGTCCGGTGAGCCACCCCTCCCGGGCCCCAGCTATCAGTCCTGCAGGAGCAGCTCCGGGCCTCGCAGGTCCGAGTGGGTGGCAGGaccccaaggccccacctcctacgTGCTGAGCCTTTGGGAGCCGCCAGTACAGAGCAGGGGCCAAGCGATTTGGAGAGCGAGGTGGGGCCTGGGTCACCCGAAGGTCAGGAGCTCCCCCAGCCTGCTGGGGAGGCCTGAGAAGTGGCAGGGAGAGGGCTCGACACGCCCGGGAGAAGGAAGCCACCCTCCCGTCAGTCACCCGGACAGGGTGAGGAGGACTGAGACTGCCACAGCTGCAGCTTCAGAGGGAGGGAAAAGGCCCACTGCTCACGAGCTGCCGGGTGGCCACACGCCTGGTAACCCGTGTCTGGACGGGGGTGGGCGGAAGGGGCTTGGCTCCAGCCCCTGAGGATCTGAGTCACAGGGGCGTGGGGCAcaggctggaggctgggcaggggaccGGGGGGCTGGATTCCAGGCCTGACCTGGCCGCAGCACCCAGGACAAATCACCACCCCTTTCTGGGCCTCGGTTTTCTGTTCTGGAAAACGGTGGAGGCAGAGATGACCCTGGGTCCTTGACCCTGTGACGGGGAAGCGTCATGCTGGTGCTTCAGGCACGGTCTCGGTCAGGGTTGGAAACACTTCGCCCAGACCCACCTGGCGCTGGCGGGAGCCTGGCGTGGCTAGGGGTCGGGGGGAGGGTGGCAGTGGCTTGGGACAGGCTAAGGGTGTGGCTGGCTGCCTGGGCGGGCCTCTCCATCCCTGGGGAGCTGTGGGCATCACATGGCAGTGAACTGGGAGGGGGACCGCGGAGGGGTGCAGCTCCCTCTGGCCTAGAGCACTGACcacgtgaccctgggcaagtcgcAATGTCCTACCTCACCTGCATCTTGGAGTGCCTGGGGACACCCCTCAAGCCCTGGATTGGACCCGACCCAGGGGAGaagctgggtttgaatcctggctccccgtagctgtgtggccttgggtgagcgactccacctctctgagcctcgtgGGCTCGTATGCAGATGGGAATAGCAATAGGCTCTGGTCCGGGTACCCGGGGGTCGAGTGAGGCCGTGGACATCAGGTGCCAGCACCGGGCTGGCACGTAGTGGCAGCAGCCCCACAACTCCAGCAAGAGCCCCTACCTGGAGGAGGCGTCCCTGCTCACTCTGCAGGGTGCTCAGCCCCTGGCCCAGCGTGCTGTGCCCCTTCCGCAGCCCCACGCACTCCGTCTGCAACTCCGAGGCCCGGGCCAGCAGCTGGGGCAGCTGGTCGGCCAGCGTGTCCAgcagctcctgctcctgctcgCCCGGCAGCCGCGCCTGGGCCTGGTGCGCGGCCAGCGCCTGCAGCACGGAAGCCTGGGCACCCTCCAGGCGGGCGAAGCCGTCGGCGAGGTCCGGGCAGCGCGGGTCGATGAGGATGCTGAGGCGCGAGCTGTCAGCCCTCTCCACGGTGACCAGGGCGCTGTTGGCACCAGCTGGCCCGGTGCTGACGACCGGCGGGGGTGCTGTGCCCGGTGCATGGGTGTGGTTCAGGAAGAGCACAGCGCCGGTGACAGCCACGGCGAGCAGCACAGCCAGGGACAGCAGCACGGTACACAGCACGTAGCCACAGCTCGGCCGCTGTGGGCCAGCCCAGGACACACGGACGCAGAAACAGGAGAGAGAAGGGCGAGCATTAGACCTGGGCCTCCGGCTTGGCCCAGTGAGGATTTGGCGGGGACTGGACAAGGCTCGGGGACCCCTTCTTGGGGACCGGGGGAGGGCGTCACACAGAGACGGACACGAGAGACAGTCACAGAGGGCAGACAGAGAGACGGGACACACAGAGATACAGCGAGAGAGACAGCGAGAGATtccaggaggaagaaggagagagacagaggcccagaggaGGGCACAGAGATGCAGGAGACAGAGATGGAAACGACGGAAAAGGGAAACCGAGGCAGGGAGCCAGGGAGACAGAAGGTGAGCACTGTGCCTTtcctccactgcccctgccctgccctcatgGCCTGCACAGAGCAGCCCCGTCACCTGCGGGGCCCTCCCTGTCCTGTGAGGGCTGGAGGTGGAGACCCCCACTCGGTGGCCAGATGGGTTCAGGTCCCTGCGCTGCCACCCCCACTGTGTGGCCCTGGGTGAGGGCCCGCACccctctaggcctcagtttcctcacctgtaaaatgggctgaCACCCCTGTCCCTACAGGTGGGTAACTGCCGCAGACTCAGGAGGAGAAAGCCGTGCCGGTGACAGCTACGATGCTAAAATGATCGTGCTGTCAGGGGAGCGAGTGCCCCGAGCTGGTGGGCGCCAGTCACTGAAGGTCCCCTCCATGTGGAGCGCCCATGCCCCATGCTCTGCTCGTGCTGGTCTCTAGTCCCCAGGCCACACGGTGGCTCTgaacaccccctcccccatcctcgcGCCTCCTGTCTCTTCACAGAGCAGCCCCTGACGGGACAGACGCCAAACAGCGGGAGACGGAGCTGCTGCCCTCTAAGGCGGCCAGGGCTGGGGCAACAGGCGATAGCTCAACACCAGGCAGGCGCGATAGAGACTGT from the Eulemur rufifrons isolate Redbay chromosome 7, OSU_ERuf_1, whole genome shotgun sequence genome contains:
- the FIBCD1 gene encoding fibrinogen C domain-containing protein 1 → MVNDRWKTMGGASQLEDRPRDKPQVRKLRPRGRPSCGYVLCTVLLSLAVLLAVAVTGAVLFLNHTHAPGTAPPPVVSTGPAGANSALVTVERADSSRLSILIDPRCPDLADGFARLEGAQASVLQALAAHQAQARLPGEQEQELLDTLADQLPQLLARASELQTECVGLRKGHSTLGQGLSTLQSEQGRLLQLLSESQGHMAHLVNSVSDVLDALQRDRGLGRPRVKADLQRAPARGARPRGCAIGSRPRDCLDVLLSGQQEDGVYSVFPTHYPAGFQVYCDMRTDGGGWTVFQRREDGSVNFFRGWEAYRDGFGKLTGEHWLGLKRIHALTTQAAYELHVDLEDFDNGTAYARYGSFGVGLFSVDPEEDGYPLTVADYSGTAGDSLLKHSGMRFTTKDHDSDHSENNCAAFYRGAWWYRNCHTSNLNGQYLRGAHASYADGVEWSSWTGWQYSLKFSEMKIRPVREDH